A genome region from Panicum virgatum strain AP13 chromosome 4K, P.virgatum_v5, whole genome shotgun sequence includes the following:
- the LOC120704784 gene encoding uncharacterized protein LOC120704784, which translates to MADVLVGSERRVLISGYGLPAPAPPPESLLGRLDQIDLRVRQLEEQRRPAPADDGAAGARRGAPPHHHHTKSLPSALQHVQVRGTLMDRLNLLESRIRQLSCELDLDVGAKAGAELGLGSSSSVPPPPVEDPAWSDTAPMSEPCRDPAPAMMPAPASKPPAAAPDGGWSAVEILQRGARQLHRTKTNPPNKNVKEAKCACQKEKRKAERGRTSRRWFTVGC; encoded by the exons atggccgacgtGCTGGTGGGCTCGGAGCGACGCGTCCTCATCAGCGGCTACggcctccccgcgccggccccgCCACCGGAGAGCCTGCTCGGCCGCCTCGACCAGATCGACCTCCGG GTGCGGCAGCtggaggagcagcggcgcccggcgccggcggacgacggcgccgccggggcgcgccgtggcgcgccgccgcaccaccaccacaccaAGTCCCTGCCGTCGGCGCTGCAGCACGTGCAGGTGCGGGGCACGCTCATGGACCGCCTCAACCTGCTGGAGTCGCGCATCAGGCAGCTCAGCTGCGAGCTCGACCTCGACGTCGGCGCCAAGGCCGGGGCCGAGCTCGGGCTGGGAAGTTCCTcgtccgtgccgccgccgccggtcgaggACCCCGCGTGGTCCGACACCGCGCCGATGTCGGAGCCCTGCAGGGACCCCGCGCCGGCGATGATGCCCGCGCCCGCCAGcaagccgccggcggcggcgccagacgGGGGCTGGAGCGCCGTGGAGATCCTGCAGAGGGGCGCGCGCCAGCTCCACCGCACCAAAACCAACCCGCCGAATAAG AACGTGAAGGAGGCGAAATGTGCGTGccagaaggagaagaggaaggcgGAGCGCGGCCGGACGAGCAGGAGATGGTTCACCGTCGGATGCTGA